Proteins from one Bacteroidia bacterium genomic window:
- a CDS encoding PUR family DNA/RNA-binding protein, producing MEGYERNEENLQNDREEIYSKAVRAGKRTYFFDVKSTRKDDYYLTITESKKRIAPDGKMYYEKHKLFLYKEDFEKFADGLDDVINFIKNNNFTQDEQVNDEQSSTPPNSEVQNSDFSNISYDDLEAKK from the coding sequence ATGGAAGGTTACGAAAGAAATGAGGAAAATCTACAGAATGATCGTGAAGAGATTTATTCTAAAGCAGTAAGAGCTGGTAAGAGAACATACTTTTTTGATGTTAAATCAACAAGAAAAGATGATTACTATTTAACTATTACCGAAAGTAAAAAAAGAATTGCTCCCGATGGTAAAATGTACTACGAAAAGCATAAATTATTTTTATATAAAGAAGATTTTGAGAAATTTGCAGATGGTTTAGATGATGTTATTAATTTTATAAAAAATAATAATTTTACTCAAGATGAGCAAGTAAATGATGAACAATCATCAACTCCTCCAAATTCAGAAGTTCAAAATTCTGATTTCTCAAATATTAGTTATGATGATTTAGAAGCTAAAAAATAA
- a CDS encoding YbbR-like domain-containing protein, which yields MKSDLLRQFRNLFKEEKVRLNKRLLIFFFFLVLSTFIWTLNALDKEYVTEINYPVSYFNFPEDKIETLDLPEYFTLRVEASGYLLLKQKIGKSIYPLQIDILKYLPEIYLADTVGFVIRTSSFRETIENQLSDQIKIIEIKPESIKFLLAKKVSKAIVVKPNIKYKLQKQLVLKDIITISPEKIIVSGPINILDTLNFISTDLIDLGVISESINEVLTLQSIKNLTYSFNNVNIKIDVEKFTESSVEIPVTVMNIPDSIKIQLFPEKVKVYYCIGLSKYNFINPAQFAAVADYNEIKESNAKKLTVLIKEFPSNVFNLKVSPRTVDFIIKTQK from the coding sequence TTGAAATCTGATTTACTCAGGCAATTTAGAAACTTATTTAAAGAAGAAAAGGTCAGGCTAAATAAACGTTTACTGATCTTTTTCTTCTTTCTTGTTTTATCTACTTTTATCTGGACGTTAAATGCTCTTGATAAAGAGTATGTTACTGAGATTAACTATCCTGTTTCCTATTTTAATTTCCCCGAAGATAAAATTGAAACTCTTGATTTGCCGGAGTATTTTACATTAAGGGTTGAAGCTTCCGGTTATTTACTTTTAAAACAAAAAATAGGCAAATCCATTTATCCTCTTCAAATTGATATTTTAAAGTATTTGCCTGAGATTTATTTGGCTGATACAGTAGGTTTTGTTATCAGAACATCTTCATTTAGGGAAACTATTGAAAACCAGCTTTCAGATCAAATAAAAATTATTGAAATAAAACCAGAATCAATAAAATTTTTATTAGCAAAAAAGGTTTCAAAAGCAATTGTTGTAAAACCAAATATTAAATATAAACTTCAAAAGCAGCTTGTTTTAAAGGATATAATTACTATTAGTCCCGAAAAAATTATCGTAAGTGGACCAATAAATATATTAGATACTTTAAATTTTATTTCAACAGATTTAATTGATCTAGGTGTTATTTCAGAATCAATTAATGAAGTTTTAACATTACAATCGATTAAAAATCTAACTTATTCATTTAATAATGTTAATATTAAAATTGATGTAGAAAAATTTACCGAATCTTCAGTTGAAATTCCGGTCACTGTTATGAATATTCCAGATTCAATTAAAATTCAGTTATTTCCTGAGAAAGTTAAAGTTTATTATTGCATTGGTTTAAGTAAATATAATTTTATTAACCCCGCGCAATTTGCTGCTGTTGCCGATTACAATGAAATAAAAGAAAGTAATGCCAAAAAATTAACTGTATTAATCAAAGAGTTTCCGTCAAATGTGTTTAATTTAAAGGTAAGCCCCAGAACAGTTGATTTTATAATTAAAACTCAGAAGTAA
- a CDS encoding thiamine-binding protein, translating to MNNIVNVAIQALPVSKTNHPYNIVDKAIEIIHNSGLTYKVCPFETVVEGKLDVILQLIAKIQEVCYSEGAETMMMYIKIQSSAINDVLIEDKMKKYS from the coding sequence ATGAATAATATTGTAAATGTTGCAATACAGGCTCTACCTGTAAGTAAAACAAATCATCCGTACAACATTGTTGATAAAGCAATAGAAATTATCCATAATTCAGGATTAACATATAAGGTTTGTCCATTTGAAACTGTGGTAGAAGGAAAGCTTGATGTAATATTACAACTTATTGCAAAAATTCAGGAGGTTTGCTATTCTGAAGGAGCTGAAACAATGATGATGTATATTAAAATACAATCTTCAGCAATTAATGATGTTCTTATTGAAGATAAAATGAAGAAATATAGTTAG
- a CDS encoding transcription antitermination protein NusB has product MQVLYAFFQRDNHDMQLSEKELFHSIHKAYELYHYLMLLIIDVRDYSADKIEMAKNKMRPTDYDLNPSERFVNNRVLMQIEQNKNFKKFLNDYKFSWVNYPELVKKIYIEVSDSESFNKYSKGAEPGYKEDKQIVIDIFTNYIANNEELFLSLEEQSIYWNDDVEFIISMINKSIGSFKENQSEIEPLASLYKNDDDIEFVKTLFRKTIVNHDANVELISKFTKNWEIERIAFMDMLLMEMALVEAIEMDFIPTRVTLNEYIEISKFYSTERSSVFINGILDKIFTNLKSENKIVKKGRGLIGEDKVQN; this is encoded by the coding sequence ATGCAAGTGTTGTACGCATTCTTTCAACGCGACAATCACGATATGCAGTTAAGTGAAAAAGAGCTCTTTCATAGTATTCATAAAGCATATGAGTTGTATCATTACCTCATGTTACTTATTATTGATGTACGCGATTACAGTGCCGATAAAATTGAAATGGCAAAGAATAAAATGCGTCCAACTGATTATGATTTAAATCCTAGCGAAAGGTTTGTTAATAACAGAGTGTTAATGCAAATTGAGCAGAATAAAAATTTTAAGAAGTTTTTAAATGATTATAAATTCTCATGGGTAAATTATCCAGAGTTAGTTAAAAAAATATATATTGAGGTTTCTGATTCTGAAAGTTTTAATAAGTACTCAAAGGGTGCTGAACCTGGTTATAAAGAAGATAAACAGATTGTTATAGATATTTTTACAAATTATATTGCTAACAACGAGGAACTATTTTTATCATTAGAAGAACAAAGCATTTATTGGAATGACGATGTTGAATTTATTATTAGTATGATAAATAAATCAATTGGTAGTTTTAAAGAAAATCAGAGCGAAATAGAACCTTTAGCATCACTTTATAAAAATGATGATGATATAGAATTTGTAAAAACTTTATTCAGAAAGACAATTGTAAACCATGATGCAAATGTTGAGTTAATTAGTAAGTTTACTAAAAATTGGGAGATAGAGCGTATTGCATTTATGGATATGTTATTAATGGAAATGGCGCTTGTTGAAGCAATTGAAATGGATTTTATTCCTACCAGAGTTACATTAAATGAATATATTGAAATATCAAAATTCTATAGTACTGAGCGAAGCAGCGTTTTTATTAATGGTATTTTAGATAAAATTTTCACAAACTTAAAATCAGAAAATAAAATTGTAAAAAAGGGCAGAGGTCTTATTGGTGAAGACAAAGTTCAGAATTAA
- the yajC gene encoding preprotein translocase subunit YajC, producing the protein MNNLLLVLLMGGGKDQNPLMSLLPLLLIIVVFYFFMIRPQMKKQKEMKNFRSSLKVGDKVITSGGIYGKIAEMRDTTIIMEVEDKMRMKVDIASIFRDSSDLETKK; encoded by the coding sequence ATGAACAATTTACTTTTAGTTTTACTAATGGGTGGCGGAAAAGACCAGAACCCTTTGATGTCACTTCTTCCTTTATTACTTATTATTGTTGTTTTCTACTTTTTTATGATCAGACCACAGATGAAAAAGCAGAAAGAAATGAAAAATTTCAGATCATCATTAAAAGTTGGTGATAAAGTAATTACCTCTGGAGGTATTTATGGTAAAATAGCTGAAATGAGAGACACAACAATAATCATGGAAGTTGAAGACAAAATGCGTATGAAAGTTGATATTGCATCAATTTTCCGTGATTCAAGCGACTTGGAAACAAAAAAATAA
- the feoB gene encoding ferrous iron transport protein B, protein MILSDLQVGEQAIIVKIKGRGAFRKRITEMGFVKGKKVKLIKRAPLKDPVIYEIMGYEVSLRNSEASLIEVITELEIINNIEEHETENLVNEEFLLQKASEKGKTINIALVGNPNCGKTTLFNHASGSQEHVGNYSGVTVDAKSAKFKHKGYTIKIVDLPGTYSLSAYSPEELYVRNYIFSEFPDIVINVIDSSNLERNLYLTTQLIDMDIKAVIALNMYDELEKKGDKFDFEKFGKMVGFPVTPTVSSRGRGIYHLMDKVIELYEDNEPYYRHIHINYGHNIEERIKLIQEKIKINNSLTDKFSSRFLAIKLLEKDKNVNQLIESCENKAEILSIVCKSIDLLENNLKEDSETLVTDAKYGFIAGALKETYKGGTNTNKNRSKIIDSFLTHKIFGFPLFIVIMWIMFQATFTLGKYPMGWIDSLVNLFGNWIDNNLAASSFKDLLIDGVIHGVGGVIVFLPNILILFFFISLMEDTGYLARAAFIVDKLMHKIGLHGKSFIPLIMGFGCNVPAIMATRTIESKNDRILTILINPFMSCSARLPVYILIIGAVFPSHPGNMLFAIYIFGIILAALMAILFKKTFFRTKDIPFVMELPPYRMPTLRNTTKHMWSKATQYLKKMSGVILVAAIIVWALGYFPRETKYTKDYLSIKQKLEKELINKSNTSNVNFINDEIRNINNKMKAEHLENSYIGRIGKFIEPVMRPLGFDWRMSVSLVAGITGKEIVVSTLGVLFQADGAPGLNNQTLIYKLRNATIDSNSEQKLFNPLTALSYLVFVLVYFPCVAAIAAVRKETGTWKWAAFTVFYSTALAWFLAFLIQIIGNLF, encoded by the coding sequence ATGATACTCTCTGATTTACAGGTTGGCGAACAGGCAATTATAGTTAAGATAAAAGGGCGTGGAGCTTTTCGTAAGCGAATTACAGAGATGGGCTTTGTTAAAGGCAAAAAAGTCAAATTAATAAAACGAGCCCCTTTAAAAGATCCGGTTATATATGAAATTATGGGTTATGAAGTTTCGTTAAGAAACTCAGAAGCCTCACTAATTGAAGTAATAACAGAATTAGAAATAATCAATAATATTGAAGAACACGAAACTGAAAATCTTGTAAACGAAGAATTTCTTTTACAAAAAGCAAGTGAGAAAGGTAAAACAATAAATATTGCATTAGTAGGCAATCCAAATTGTGGAAAAACTACTCTGTTTAATCATGCCTCAGGTTCTCAGGAACACGTTGGAAATTATAGTGGTGTTACTGTTGATGCTAAATCTGCAAAATTTAAACATAAAGGTTATACAATAAAAATAGTTGATCTTCCCGGTACATATTCACTATCTGCATACTCACCTGAAGAACTATATGTAAGAAATTATATCTTTTCTGAATTCCCAGATATTGTGATTAATGTTATAGATAGCTCTAATCTAGAACGAAACCTTTATTTAACAACTCAGTTAATAGATATGGATATAAAAGCTGTAATAGCTTTAAATATGTATGATGAGCTGGAAAAGAAAGGGGATAAATTTGATTTCGAGAAATTTGGTAAAATGGTTGGATTTCCTGTTACTCCTACTGTCAGCTCAAGAGGAAGAGGCATTTACCATTTAATGGATAAAGTAATAGAATTATATGAAGATAATGAACCATATTACAGACATATCCACATAAATTACGGTCACAATATTGAGGAAAGAATTAAATTAATTCAGGAAAAAATAAAAATTAACAACAGTCTTACAGATAAATTTTCCTCAAGGTTTTTAGCTATAAAATTATTAGAAAAAGATAAAAATGTAAATCAGCTAATTGAAAGCTGCGAAAATAAAGCAGAGATTTTATCAATAGTATGCAAAAGCATAGATTTACTCGAGAATAATTTAAAAGAAGATAGTGAAACACTTGTTACCGATGCAAAATATGGGTTTATTGCAGGTGCTCTAAAAGAAACATACAAAGGTGGAACTAATACAAACAAAAACAGATCAAAAATAATTGATAGTTTTTTAACACATAAAATATTTGGCTTTCCTTTATTTATAGTAATAATGTGGATTATGTTTCAGGCAACTTTTACGCTTGGAAAATATCCAATGGGTTGGATTGACAGTCTGGTTAATTTATTCGGTAATTGGATTGATAACAATCTTGCAGCCAGCTCATTTAAAGACTTATTGATTGACGGTGTAATTCATGGAGTTGGCGGTGTAATTGTTTTTCTGCCAAATATTTTAATACTATTTTTCTTTATTTCATTAATGGAAGATACCGGCTATCTGGCCAGAGCAGCTTTTATTGTAGATAAATTAATGCACAAAATTGGTTTACATGGAAAATCATTTATCCCGTTAATTATGGGTTTTGGTTGTAATGTTCCTGCAATAATGGCAACAAGAACAATAGAAAGCAAAAATGACAGAATACTTACCATTTTAATAAATCCATTTATGTCGTGTAGCGCACGACTGCCTGTTTATATTTTAATTATCGGAGCTGTTTTTCCAAGTCACCCAGGAAACATGCTATTTGCCATATATATTTTCGGAATTATTTTAGCAGCATTAATGGCAATTCTTTTTAAGAAAACGTTCTTCAGAACTAAAGATATTCCATTTGTTATGGAATTACCACCATATAGAATGCCTACTTTAAGAAACACCACAAAACACATGTGGAGTAAGGCCACACAATACTTAAAGAAAATGTCGGGTGTAATATTAGTAGCTGCAATTATTGTTTGGGCTTTAGGCTATTTTCCTAGAGAAACAAAATACACTAAAGACTATCTTTCAATAAAACAAAAATTAGAAAAAGAGTTAATAAATAAGTCAAATACTTCGAATGTTAATTTTATTAACGATGAAATAAGAAATATCAACAATAAAATGAAAGCCGAGCACCTCGAAAACTCATATATTGGAAGAATTGGGAAATTTATAGAGCCTGTTATGCGTCCTTTGGGTTTCGATTGGAGAATGAGTGTTAGTTTAGTTGCCGGAATAACCGGAAAAGAAATTGTTGTAAGTACGTTAGGAGTCCTATTTCAGGCTGATGGAGCCCCTGGATTAAATAATCAGACTTTAATTTACAAACTTAGAAATGCTACAATTGACTCTAATTCTGAACAAAAATTATTTAATCCATTAACCGCTTTATCATATTTAGTTTTTGTTTTAGTGTATTTTCCATGTGTGGCTGCAATAGCAGCAGTTAGAAAAGAAACCGGGACATGGAAATGGGCAGCATTTACAGTTTTTTACTCAACAGCACTTGCATGGTTTTTAGCATTTTTAATACAAATAATTGGAAATCTCTTTTAA
- a CDS encoding DUF1573 domain-containing protein: MKIINLLIISSIVMLFACNSSNDNTVNSDLINNPITASGNNGDTSLLPKFKWNEQVHDFGVIIQGEKVAYTYNFTNVGKSNLIISSVHASCGCTVPKYDTDPIAPGKTGKIEVVFDSSDRNGMQNKTLTVLANTQPNTVELHFSAEVVEPEKK, translated from the coding sequence ATGAAAATAATAAATTTATTAATTATTTCATCTATAGTAATGTTATTTGCATGTAATTCAAGTAATGACAATACTGTAAATAGTGATTTAATAAATAATCCGATTACAGCCTCCGGAAATAATGGAGATACAAGCTTACTTCCTAAATTCAAATGGAATGAGCAGGTTCATGACTTTGGTGTAATAATTCAGGGCGAAAAAGTTGCATATACTTACAATTTTACAAATGTTGGTAAGTCAAACTTAATTATTAGTTCTGTTCATGCCAGTTGTGGATGTACCGTTCCAAAATATGATACTGATCCTATTGCTCCAGGCAAAACCGGAAAAATTGAAGTTGTATTTGACAGTTCTGACAGAAATGGTATGCAAAATAAAACATTAACAGTTTTGGCAAATACCCAACCAAATACTGTTGAATTACATTTTTCGGCAGAAGTTGTTGAACCTGAAAAGAAATAA
- the coaE gene encoding dephospho-CoA kinase (Dephospho-CoA kinase (CoaE) performs the final step in coenzyme A biosynthesis.) — MISVGLTGGIGSGKSVVADMFKVLNIPVYNSDIEAKNIMETNSEIKTELVKLLGNETYLENKINRPFIASKIFSDLTIRNKLNEIVHKYVFEDYKVWAESNILSKFVLLESAILFETGNAGFNKFNILVVSSKELKFKRLKERGMAEADILQRMSAQWYDEKTIELADYVVYNNENDFISKQVLSIYENIISRINN, encoded by the coding sequence ATGATTTCTGTAGGTTTAACAGGTGGAATTGGCAGTGGAAAATCAGTTGTGGCTGATATGTTCAAAGTACTTAATATTCCTGTTTACAATTCCGATATAGAAGCAAAAAATATTATGGAAACTAATTCAGAAATTAAAACTGAATTAGTTAAACTATTAGGAAATGAAACCTATTTAGAAAATAAAATTAACAGACCATTTATTGCATCAAAAATCTTTTCCGATTTAACTATAAGAAATAAGTTAAATGAAATTGTTCATAAGTATGTATTTGAGGATTATAAGGTATGGGCAGAATCTAATATATTATCGAAATTTGTATTGTTGGAATCGGCAATATTATTTGAAACCGGTAATGCCGGATTTAATAAATTTAATATATTAGTAGTTTCGTCTAAAGAATTGAAATTTAAAAGATTGAAAGAAAGAGGAATGGCTGAAGCAGATATATTACAAAGAATGTCAGCACAATGGTACGATGAAAAAACTATTGAACTTGCTGATTATGTGGTTTATAATAACGAAAATGATTTTATTTCAAAGCAGGTTTTATCAATATATGAGAATATAATTTCACGAATAAATAATTAA